The Sesamum indicum cultivar Zhongzhi No. 13 unplaced genomic scaffold, S_indicum_v1.0 scaffold00215, whole genome shotgun sequence genome has a window encoding:
- the LOC110011389 gene encoding uncharacterized protein LOC110011389, with product MQAQVVQMLRISAKDEKMVEEFHRIHAEAKKLGFARIFRSPTLFEDIVKSILLCNCTWGRSLEMAEALCDLRQHCGKKGSKRKRRSGDGPKAVDDDRWQMSRNFPTPKEIACLDEETLNRHCNLGYRASIVLDVARNIENGNLNLEDFESAMSDASWIRQRLLKIKGFGPFTVANIMMCLGFYQYIPVTVKHLDGKLHFLSHKWTRFQS from the exons ATGCAGGCTCAGGTAGTACAAATGTTGCGAATTTCAGCAAAGGATGAGAAGATGGTAGAGGAATTTCATAGGATTCATGCAGAAGCAAAGAAGTTGGGGTTTGCTCGCATTTTTCGTTCACCAACTTTGTTTGAAGACATTGTCAAGTCTATACTCCTTTGCAATTGCAC ATGGGGAAGGTCGCTGGAAATGGCTGAAGCGTTATGTGATCTCCGGCAACATTGTGGAAAGAAGGGTTCAAAAAGAAAGCGACGGAGCGGAGATGGGCCGAAGGCTGTGGACGACGACCGCTGGCAGATGAGTAGAAACTTTCCAACTCCAAAGGAAATAGCCTGTTTGGATGAGGAGACCCTAAATCGGCACTGCAACTTGGGGTACAGAGCATCAATCGTACTAGATGTGGCGAGGAATATTGAGAATGGAAACCTCAACTTGGAGGATTTCGAATCGGCCATGTCCGATGCATCATGGATCCGCCAACGTCTGCTAAAGATAAAAGGCTTTGGTCCCTTCACCGTCGCCAATATTATGATGTGCCTTGGGTTTTATCAATACATTCCTGTCACTGTCAAGCATTTGgatggtaaattacattttttgtctcataaGTGGACCCGATTCCAATCTTAG
- the LOC105179805 gene encoding uncharacterized protein LOC105179805 yields the protein MEFINRKTTVRGVGSDRNSRSRIAVWILENFLGQIRTKYPLEHLAAFYMEWFTNLPPGSIESHEQLVQKFSFHFASKRKQKRLATHLFTIRQQDNEALKSFMGCFNNETREVPDLRIDMMVSILIHGLKKGAFDSALARDPPSDVEQLMSMAQKCIGEEEMNAMKDGEWRIEHGRDRGCYHKDNRRPKHERNKEPHYQQKYHMYTPLNTMRAKALLMVERKDVLRWPKPTRVTPGKKYSSKYYRFHRERGHDTEECYQLKHEIERLVRQGYFKNQISKNYQHRGHHSRSRSQERRAENGIVAGQNSRENAPVKGVIHTIAGGSNTGYSRRARKRIE from the exons ATGGAGTTCATTAATAG GAAAACTACTGTTCGAGGAGTTGGCTCAGATCGCAACTCGAGATCACGGATCGCAGTTTGGATTCTGGAGAATTTTCTTGGGCAGATCAGAACGAAATATCCCTTGGAGCATCTAGCAGCATTCTATATG GAGTGGTTCACTAACTTACCACCTGGAAGCATTGAATCGCACGAACAACTTGTGCAGAAATTTTCATTCCACTTCGCCAGCAAGAGGAAACAGAAGCGATTGGCGACACACCTTTTCACCATAAGACAACAAGACAATGAGGCCTTGAAGAGCTTTATGGGATGTTTTAACAATGAGACACGGGAAGTACCAGACTTAAGGATCGATATGATGGTTAGTATCCTAATTCACGGGCTGAAGAAGGGTGCATTTGATTCTGCATTGGCTCGAGACCCCCCATCTGATGTTGAGCAGCTGATGAGTATGGCGCAAAAGTGTATAGGTGAGGAGGAAATGAATGCCATGAAAGATGGCGAATGGAGGATCGAGCATGGTAGAGATCGAGGATGTTATCATAAGGATAACAGACGACCAAAACATGAACGGAACAAGGAGCCCCATTACCAACAAAAGTATCACATGTACACGCCCCTCAACACAATGAGAGCAAAAGCGTTGCTTATGGTTGAAAGAAAAGACGTGCTCAGATGGCCAAAACCCACAAGGGTCACTCCCGGCAAGAAGTATTCGAGCAAGTACTACAGATTCCACCGTGAGCGAGGCCATGATACCGAGGAATGCTACCAACTTAAACACGAGATCGAACGGTTGGTTCGTCAGGGATACTTCAAGAATCAAATATCGAAGAATTACCAACACCGAGGCCATCATAGCCGATCTCGAAGTCAGGAGAGGCGAGCAGAAAACGGGATCGTTGCAGGACAGAACTCTCGGGAGAATGCGCCTGTGAAAGGCGTTATACACACAATAGCGGGAGGATCAAATACAGGATATTCGAGGagagcaagaaaaagaattgaatga